In Candidatus Manganitrophus noduliformans, the genomic stretch AGGCCGCGGGCATTCGGATCATGACACTCCAGAGGAGGAAAAATCCGATCAGCCCGACACCGAGCAGGGTCAGCGGCAAGATCGTTCCTGAATAAAGCCGAAGGGTCATTGGCGGTTTTCTCCCGGCGTCCTGTAGACAGATCCTCTGCACGGATGCGCCGTTGTTTTTGATTCTATCGGATCGGAGGCCCGGCCACAAGAAGAGGGGTGGAGAGTTGACGAGGGAGGATCGATTCGGTTACAAGGGGAGGGTCATGTCGGTAGGAAGACCGGGTCGGTTGCGTAGTCTAATCATATCAAAATGGAGAGGGAGGATGATGCGATGAATCGGAAGGGAAATCTGTTCGGATATATGCTCCTTTTAGCGATGATCTTCCTGGTGCCGGTTGTTTCCGCGTGGGGAGCGGAGACCCGGCTGACCTGGCACGGCCATGCGGCGTTTGAGATCGTGACCCCCGGCGGGGCGGTGGTGGTGATCGATCCCTGGCTGAAGAACCCGGTCAATCCGAATGCGAAGGAAGGCAAAGATCCGCTCGCCGGATTTGAAAAGGTCGATTACATTCTGCTCACCCACGGTCACTTCGACCACGTCGGCGATGCCGTTGCTTTGGCGAAGAAGACGGGGGCCCGGCTCGTTTCCAATTTCGAGCTTGGAAGCAACATGGCCAAGCTCCACGGGTTTCCAAAGGAGCAGATGGGATTCGATACGTTAATGAATATCGGGGGGGAGATTCAGATCGCGAAGGGGGAGGTGACCGTTCTGATGACGCCGGCCGTCCACTCCAGCGGCCTCGGCCATCCGAACGCGGGCGCGCAAGAGGCCGATATCGTCTACGCCGGCAACCCGGCGGGATTCCTTCTGGTGATCAAGAACGGCCCGACGATCTACCATACCGGCGACACCGCCTACTTCGGAGATATGGCGCTAATCGGCCAGCATGCCCCCGACGTCGCCCTGATCAACATCGGCGGCCACTTTGGAATGTCCCCGGCAATGGCGGCGAAGGCCGCCGCGACGGTCAAAGCGAAGTTGGCGATTCCGCATCACTTCGGAACCTTTCCTGTTCTGACCCAAGATCCGAAAGCCTTTGTTGATGCGCTTGGGAAGGAGAAAATTCCTGCCCTGGTGATGAAGCCGGGAGAGACGGTGGTTTTTGACGGAAAGAAACTCAAAAAATAAGCGTGTCCAACCGACCCTGAGTGCAGCGAAGCGGCTGCTTTTATCACCAGAAGGAGTGCTTCGCTGCACTCAGGAGAGCGGATCAGAAAATCTGCAAGATTCCAACCTGTTTACAAAGCGATGTCGACCAACTGATCCGTCTGGCCGATCGGGCTTTATACATTGCCAAAAAACGGGGCGATAAGATCCATATCGGTGAAGAAGAGTATTATCTGGATAACCAGGTGGTCCAGATCGCTTTTCAACCGATCATCGATACCCTGTCGGGGGAGACGCTGGCTCACGAAGCGCTGAGCCGCGACGCGCAGGGAAGAGTGAGTGTTTACGAGCTTTTCAAAAAATATGAGGCGATCGGTAAATTGAATGAGCTGAAGGAGATCTGCTTCAAAAAGCAGATCAAGGCGGCTCAGGCCATCGGGCTCAAGCGGGTCTTTGTCAACGCCGATTTCGCGCTCTTAGAGCGTCTCGACCCCGTGGCGACCTCCTCTCGTCTGGAGGTGATTTTGGAAATCTCGGAGAAGGAAGCGTTGCATGATTTGAAAAACCATTTGAAAGTCGCGCAAAAGTGGCGCGAGAAAGGGTTTCGATTCGCCATCGACGATTTTGGAGCCGGTTTTATCTCCCTGCCGTTCATCGCCAAGCTGGTCCCCGATTATATCAAGATCGACCGCCTTACCATTCTTCAGGCCGTTTCATCCGAGAAATTCAGGGAGTTTTTAAATTATCAGGTGTTGGCTTTGCGCAATTACGCGAAAAAGGGAATTATCGCTGAAGGGATCGAGACCCGGAAAGAGCTCGCGGTTGTAAAAAAGATGCGTGTCCATCTGATTCAGGGCTTCTTATTCGGAAAACCCGAAGTGATCGAACTTCCGGATGAAAAGAAAATGGAATAAGGACCGAAAACGGGTTCATTGTTAATCCGTCTACACGAATCGCGCCACCAGGAAGATCCCCACCATCGCGAAGCCCAACGCAAGCTTGGCGGCCGCGCCGAGCGCCAGCCCCAAGGAAGCGCCGATCCCGGCCCGCCCCGCCGCCGTAAGATCGCGCCGCGCGGTCAATTCGCCGATGACCGCCCCGACAAAAGGCCCCAGCAGAACCCCCGGTAAACCGAAGAACAACCCGGCGAGGGCGCCGATCGCCGCGCCCGCCGTCGCACGCCTGGAGGCGCCGAAGCGCTTTGCTCCGAACGCCGTTGCTGCGAAGTCGACCAGATAGGTCAGCACCGCCATCCCCCCCAGCGCCGCCAGCGTCCATCCCCCTACATAGACGAAATCTTCCGCCCAGGCCGCCAGGAGCAAGCCGACGAAAAGGAGCGGCGCGCCGGGAAGGGCGGGCAACACCAGCCCGGCGAGGCCGAGCACGATCAAAACGACGGCGAGAATCCAGAGAAGGGCGATCATAGGAAATGAAGACGGCCTCGTGACCGCGGATGGTTCGGGTGATTAAGCGGCTTCACTGTAAGCGGAAATGGCATTAATCAAGACTTCGTCCATGTAAAGATTGATGATGCGCGCCGCAGGATAATAGGCTTTCAGATCGACGTTCATCAAAGGATTGGCGCAGCGATCCGCCAAGAAGTCGAGCATCTTGGTTCTCAGCAGGGACACCTCCCGCGCAAGCTCCCGTCCGCGATAACCTTGTTGAAAGCGCAGGTAGACTTTGACGCGCCCTTCCAATGTGTTGGTGGGGGACGGTGTTTCATCGGCTCGAAGTAATTCGCAGATCTCTTCAATAATCGCAGGGACGTGGTCGCGTAATTCAAGACGCGACAGCGCGGCGTCCGAGTCGATCCGCACGTCGCTCCGCACGGCTTGTATCCACAATTCGGTGAGAGATTCGATGTTTGCTTCTACAAGGGCACTGAGCTTCTCATTCGCCATGGCTGATCTCCGGGCTCACGTTTACACAGGTTGTACACGCTCTCTTTCAAACACTCCTCGAACTCTTTCCCTTGTGTTTCTTTTACGAATTCAAGAAAGCCGTAGATGTTTCTGATCTCCTCGTCGTTGAATCCCATGGTCCTCAAAAGATCGTCGTTCGCGCGAAAGGACAACGGATAGGGAAGAATTCGAAATAGAAATTTCCCCGACGCTTGAAATTTGACAATGGCGTTATGGAGATCCTTCAGCATCATAAAAGACGAGATAAGGCATTCATAACTTTGTTGGCTGGCCCGAATCAGGAGATAGATAAAATCTTCGTTATAGTTTTTGATCAGTTGCTCGAAATCATCCTGTGTAAACATGCGTCACTCTTCCTTTTAATTATATTGTTCACAAAACGCCACGGGCAATGACCCATTGCCGCCCCCCACCTTGACAAGGTGAGAAAGAATAGGTGCACCGGTTGATACAGTCGCTTTACGAAGCGAATGGTGTACCTATTTGAAGTGCCAAGAGAAAGGGTTACCGAAAGCATAGCCAGGGCATTCTTCTCGGTTCAAGAAGGGAAAGTCATTCCGTTAAAACGCTTAGAAATCGACAAAAAGAGGGGGGAACCCGAAGGAAAATGGCGCCGTTTTATAAGGAGAGCCGCCCAGATGGAGGTGAGATGTATTGATCCCTGTGCCGTTCCGCCCCGCTTCCATCCGCGTAGCCTCCTGTTCGAAGGTCCTGCTACGAAGGCAATGCGCTTTTCATTTTCCAAGCTTGATCATCCGGCAGACGTTTACACAAATTGTAGACGCTTCCTTCTAAACATTCCTCAAACTCTTTCCCTTGTGTTTGCTTCACGAATTCAAGAAAGTGATAGATGTTTCTGATCTCTTCGCCGTCGAACCCCATGCTCTTGAGAAGATCGTCGTTGGCGCGAAAAGACAAAGGATAAGGGAGGGTTCGAAATTGGAAATCTCCCGAGGCCTGGAACTTGACGATTACGTGATAGAGATCCTTCAGCACCATAAACGAGGAGATGAGGCACTCATAACTCCGGTGGCTCGCCCGTATCAACAGGTAAAGATAGTCGTCATTGTAATGCTTGATCAGTTGCTCGAAATCCTCTTGTGTGAACATGCGGCGCTCTTTCCTGATCCGTGATCTGTTTAGGTGGTTGTTTCTATCCGGTGAGGTGGAAACGATGCTGCGCGCCTCGTCGCAATCAAAATGAAAAGGGGGCCATCTTCTCTTTAAGGATGATGTCGGCCCAACACCCTACCTTGAAGAAAAGGAGGACCCCTCATGCGTTACACTGATCTTGAGTATCATGAAAAAGTATAACGAAATTAATTGTTCTCAATCAAGCGGGAAAGTTCACAAAAATGAGGCCGGTCGGATGAAAATAATCTACGTCCGGTTAGGGGATCTTTTCCAGCTGCCGCAGCATTGTGGCGGCATCGAAATAGAGTCGGGCGAGGGAGATCTTGCCGTTTTTGAGTTTGAAGATTTCACAGAACGAGAGATCGATCGACTTGCCGGTCGGCGGGATCGATCCTTTGGGGCCGATGAGCGGGCCCGATTGATGGGTTCCTTTCCCGGTGAACTCGACGGTGACCCAATCGCCCGAGGCGATCAAATTCGTGATCTCGATCCGCGCATCCGAGAAGGCGGTGGTCCACATCTTTAAAAACGCTTTATACCCTTCCGGCCCCTCGTAGGTGGTCGCAAAGGGGATATTGGTCCATCGCACCTTTGGATCGACCAGGGTTGCCCCGTACCCGAAATCACGTTTATTGAAAGCGCTGTAATGTTCCCGAACGATGTTGGCATTCTCTTCCGTGGACATGCTCCCCTCCTCCATCATCGCGGGCCGATCGAATCAAATCCGTTAGATAGAATCGGACGTCACCGGCGCTCCGACCGGATGTCCATTGCCGTTCGTTCGCTCCTTCTCGTTCAAGTCGACCGAGATGAGGCGGGAGAGACCGGTCTCCTCCATCGTGACCCCGTAGAGGACATCGGCAATCTCCATCGTCCGCTTGTTGTGGGTGATGACGATAAATTGCGTCTGCTGCGACATGTCGTCGATCGCCTTGGTGAACCGGCGCGTGTTCTCTTCATCGAGCGGGGCGTCGATCTCATC encodes the following:
- a CDS encoding metal-dependent hydrolase translates to MNRKGNLFGYMLLLAMIFLVPVVSAWGAETRLTWHGHAAFEIVTPGGAVVVIDPWLKNPVNPNAKEGKDPLAGFEKVDYILLTHGHFDHVGDAVALAKKTGARLVSNFELGSNMAKLHGFPKEQMGFDTLMNIGGEIQIAKGEVTVLMTPAVHSSGLGHPNAGAQEADIVYAGNPAGFLLVIKNGPTIYHTGDTAYFGDMALIGQHAPDVALINIGGHFGMSPAMAAKAAATVKAKLAIPHHFGTFPVLTQDPKAFVDALGKEKIPALVMKPGETVVFDGKKLKK
- a CDS encoding EAL domain-containing protein; translation: MQRSGCFYHQKECFAALRRADQKICKIPTCLQSDVDQLIRLADRALYIAKKRGDKIHIGEEEYYLDNQVVQIAFQPIIDTLSGETLAHEALSRDAQGRVSVYELFKKYEAIGKLNELKEICFKKQIKAAQAIGLKRVFVNADFALLERLDPVATSSRLEVILEISEKEALHDLKNHLKVAQKWREKGFRFAIDDFGAGFISLPFIAKLVPDYIKIDRLTILQAVSSEKFREFLNYQVLALRNYAKKGIIAEGIETRKELAVVKKMRVHLIQGFLFGKPEVIELPDEKKME
- a CDS encoding DUF456 domain-containing protein, producing the protein MIALLWILAVVLIVLGLAGLVLPALPGAPLLFVGLLLAAWAEDFVYVGGWTLAALGGMAVLTYLVDFAATAFGAKRFGASRRATAGAAIGALAGLFFGLPGVLLGPFVGAVIGELTARRDLTAAGRAGIGASLGLALGAAAKLALGFAMVGIFLVARFV
- a CDS encoding RsbRD N-terminal domain-containing protein; this encodes MANEKLSALVEANIESLTELWIQAVRSDVRIDSDAALSRLELRDHVPAIIEEICELLRADETPSPTNTLEGRVKVYLRFQQGYRGRELAREVSLLRTKMLDFLADRCANPLMNVDLKAYYPAARIINLYMDEVLINAISAYSEAA
- a CDS encoding ester cyclase, whose translation is MSTEENANIVREHYSAFNKRDFGYGATLVDPKVRWTNIPFATTYEGPEGYKAFLKMWTTAFSDARIEITNLIASGDWVTVEFTGKGTHQSGPLIGPKGSIPPTGKSIDLSFCEIFKLKNGKISLARLYFDAATMLRQLEKIP